The segment AGTCTCGGGCAGGTCGCGTCGCAGACGCTTCGCAACATGACGCTCGTCGAGAAGGCGTCGAAGTTCCCGGTGCTGCGTCCGCTGGTCGGCGCCGACAAGCTCGAGATCAGCCGATACGCCGACCGCGCCGGAACCTACGAGATCTCGATCCAGCCCGACCAGGACTGCTGCACGCTGTTCGTGCCGAAGCATCCGTCGATCGCTGCCGAAGAAGATGCCGTCGTCGCCGCCGAAGCGACGCTCGACATCGAAGCCCTCGTCAGCTCGTGCATCGAAGCGTCGACGGAAGAATGGATCGAGCCGTCCTGGCCCGAGCCGATCTCGGAAAAGAACCGCGTAGCGCTGGTTTGAAAATCGGGGACAGACACCGATTTCGCGAAATCGGTGTCTGTCCCCGATTTCAGTCGATCTTGCGCGCCCGCGCTGCGCGCCAGAGTCGCTCGAACGTCGCTGCGACTTCGGGACTGAGGCCGCTCGATGACGGCGGCGACACCAGCTCGAGCTGGTCTGCGTTTTCGTCGCGCAGCCGCTGTCCCTGCGGCTCGCCGGGAGCGCGGCTCGCTGCGCGTTCCGACTGCTGCTCGACGCGGCCGACGACGAAAAAGATCTCGCGCACGACTTCGCGCTGCATCCATTCGTTGAGCCGGGTGACGAGCTCGCGCTGGAGCAGACTGAGCTCCTGAAGCCACGTCGAAGAGCGCACCGTGACGATCAGGCGCGTCCCGTCCAAGCGCACAGGCTGGGCGTTGCGGGAGATGGTCCGGCCGACTACCTCGTCCCACGCCTGCCAGACGCGATAGTCGTCGAGCCGGCGATCCAGACCGAATCGCGCAAGGGTCTGCTCGAGAAGGGCCGAGAGCCGGGTGGGTGCGGAACGCGCCACGGCGGCGTCTCGTATCAGAGTCGGGCATCCCCCGCGCACGAGATCGAAGCAGTTCTGCAGAGGCTGACCGCATTCTGCAGGAACAGCCCCGGTTGATCCTCCGCGGCCGCGCGGGGCCGGCGCCGGTCAGCGCACAGATGGGCGCACAGATTGGGGAAAGGGCCAGAGAAATTTTGTCGGAAACTGTCGGGACGGATTGGCATGACAGCGACACCGGGATTAAGATGCCACAATATCTAGTGGCCGGGACGCGAGCACTACGCTAGATGCAGCGTTTCGACCACAATCGACTTTACGCGATCGTCAGCTTCCGGCGGACCCGGCCGGGCGCGTCGCAGCGTCATCAGACCAACGCTTTTCGGGACCGGATTCGTCCGTTCCCCGTTACAAGGAGAGAGGAATGACCGAGGAAAAAGGAGCACTTGCCGCCGCTTCGTCGATGCCGGCCGATACCACGGAGGCCTCCGAAGGCCGCCAGACCGGCCGCGGCCTCGAATTCACCCGCCGCCTGTCCACGCAGGGCGCCGACCCGTACGCGAGCGTCGACTGGGAAACCCGCGACGCAGTCATCCAGGGCGAGGGCGGCAAGGCCGTCTTCGAGCAGCATGGCGTCGAGTTCCCGGCCGGGTGGTCGCAGCTGGCGACCAACGTCGTCGCCTCCAAATACTTCCGCGGGCACCTCGGCACCCCGACGCGCGAGTTCAGCGTCCGCCAGCTGATCGGGCGGG is part of the Candidatus Limnocylindrales bacterium genome and harbors:
- a CDS encoding DUF721 domain-containing protein; its protein translation is MARSAPTRLSALLEQTLARFGLDRRLDDYRVWQAWDEVVGRTISRNAQPVRLDGTRLIVTVRSSTWLQELSLLQRELVTRLNEWMQREVVREIFFVVGRVEQQSERAASRAPGEPQGQRLRDENADQLELVSPPSSSGLSPEVAATFERLWRAARARKID